TGAGCCAGATGGCTGCCGCCAGCAGCGATTGTCGATACATCGTTTTCTGTGGCGTCCATTTCATGGCCGAGACAGCCGATATTTTGGCGAATCGTCCCGAGAAGCTCGAAGCGCGGGGTGGTGAGCGTGTGACGGTGGTGCTCCCCGACATGGCGGCGGGGTGTTCGATGGCCGATATGGCGGCGATCGAGCAAGTCGAGAATGCCTGGCAAGAGCTCGGCGAAGTGATCGACACCAGCGACATCACGCCGGTGACTTATATCAACTCTGCTGCAAGTTTGAAGGCTTTTTGTGGTCGTCACGGTGGCATCGTTTGCACCAGCAGCAACGCCCGAAGTGTACTTGAGTGGTCATTTGCGCGCCGCAAGCGGGTCTTCTTCTTTCCCGATCAACATTTGGGACGCAACACCGCGCTCAAGATGGGTGTGACCGAAGAGGAAATGCCAGTCTACGATCCTTACGCGGGCGACCTCGGCGGCAATAGCGAAGCGGCGATTTCGGCAAGTCGCGTCATCTTGTGGAAGGGGCATTGCAGCGTGCATCAGATGTTCCGCAAGGAGCATGTCGATCAGTTTCGAGCAAGGATTCCAGGGATCAAGATTCTGGTCCATCCCGAATGTCCTCGGGAAGTGAACGACCTTGCCGATATCTCGGGATCGACGAGCAAAATCATTCAAACGGTCGAAGCGGCACCTGCGGGAACGAAGTGGGCGATAGGGACCGAACTTCATTTGGTGCAGCGGCTTAAGCAAGAACATCCCGAGCAAGAGATTCATTTTCTCTCGCCGGTGATTTGCATGTGCGCGACGATGTATCGCATCGACCTCGCCCATTTGTGCTGGAGCCTCGAGCAAATCGCTGCTGGCACACCATCGAACGTGATTCGAGTCGATGAGCAAACGACCACGGAAAGTCTCGTGGCCCTCTCGCGAATGCTCGAAGTAAAGTAGAACGCCCGATCGATCTTCGAGACAAACAGACGCCCCACGCCGATGTTCTAGGCGTAGGGCAGGTTAACTCTTTAATCGAGGGCTCGATTGAAGAGGGCCCGAATTACTACTTCGTTTCGAGCGGGATGTTGAGGTTCGGATCCTCTTCGAGTGCTTTTTCGAGCGACTCGAGTTTCTCGGGAGTGGTGGTTTCCTCCGAGTCTCCACTTGGATCGAGAGGCATCGCTTCCGAGTCCATCTCTTCGCCCGACATTTCCCGTAGCTCGGCCGCTTTCACTGCTTCGAGCGGAATGTCGATGGTCGAACCATCTTCAAACGTCACCTTCACCCCGGAGAGTTCTTGGTTCGGGGCTGTTCCGCGATACAGAACCGTCATCACGGCAGTTCCTGAGGGACCTTTGATATCCACCGCGATTTCGTTGGGGGAAATCTCTCGCATGGCATTTTCGCCATTGTGTTCGATCGGCTCACCAATCTTGGCGATCACTTCCGGGGAATCCGAGACAGCCATGAACGGAGCTCCCACCCTGATGGCGAGGCTCAAAGTCTGGAGCATCTGTTGCGCTCCTTGCTGGGCTCGATATCCCAGGAAGACACAGCCGCCGCAAACCCCCGCGCACATCAAAAGAATGATGCCGAGGATCACCAGCACGATGGTGAAGAAGGAACCACCACCCGAGTTTTGTTGGCCGTACGGCTCTGGACTGCTCATTGCTTTTCATTCCTGTGGGGGTGGTGCTGCGGGCCATCGGCTGGAAGGATTGTAGTGGTCTCCCTTTAGTTTGTCGTTCGTACGCCTCGAATATTGCGAATTTGGTGAGTTTACTTGCAACTCCGTTCGCGGGGAGCGGAGTGAATGGAGACTGATGGGCGTGTCTACATGTTTGTGTAGTCGAGCGTAACAAAGTCTTGCAGTTCGAGAGTGCTCCCATCTTCGAACCAGAGTTCAATCGCTTCGATTTTGTAGTCCCGAGACTGATAGCTCCCTGATTTGATAACCGTCACCTCTGCGGTTCCCTGAGGCCCGCGCACTTGAAAGTAGATGAGAGTGTCCTTGAGAGAACTAGGTGCTCCTACCACGGTGATTGGCTTGCCGATTTTTTGCTGCACCTCGGGGGACATCTGCACTGTGCGAAGCGCGGGAATGGCTTCGAGCGATGCGGTGGTGAATTCAATGTGGGGGGAGCTTGGTCGCTGAGGTGGATTTTGATAATGATTGCGAATTAAGCCGCCACATGTGCCGAAAAGCATTAGCGCCAGAATGATGCCTCCATAGAGAGAGAAATTGCTCTTCGGCTTACGCTCGTAGGTGAAATCGGGGGTGGAAGACATGCAGCAGATCTCCCCACTCGGCGCAGAGGAAGGCCCTCACGACGAGTCGACAAGATAGTGTCTGAAAAAAGACGAGTGCCAGCGCTGGCAGATTCCGCATTGCAGAGCTATTACGCTAATGCGGGTGGTTTTTGTAGCACGTCGGATTGGTCAGAGCAACTAGAATTTTAGAAACGTTGCTCGGTGTGAGAATGTGCAGCTGGTCTACTTCGTGTCGACTTGGCGACAGTAGGCAACTTGGGCAGCGACGTCCTTGATGACGTCTTTCTTCGACTTCTTGCCGCCAGCAGCAGGTGCCGGAGCCGCAGGAACTGGTTCGGGGGCAGGGGCTGGCTTGGGAGCTTCAGCTTTCGGAGCGGGTGCAGGTGCTGCTGGCTTTTCAGCGGCTGGTGCTGCTGCGGGGGCTTTGCCACGGGCTGCGGCCATAATATCGGCCACGCTCATCGCCTTGGCATCTTTGGCGGCTGGTTTGGCAGCAGGAGCTTCGGCCTTGGCTTCGGCGGGAGCGGCTGCTCCCCCTTCTTTCTTGGCCCGAGCGGCAGCCATGATCTCGGCCACGCTCATTTTGCCAGCGGCTGGAGCAGCAGCGGCAGCTGGTTTTTCGGCAGCAGGTGCGGCCGGGGCTTTGGCGCGGGCAGCGGCCATGATATCGGCCACGCTTTTGCCGGCGGCTGGTTTGGCAGCTTCTGCAGCAGGCTTGGCTTCGGCTTTCGCGGCTGGTTTCTCGCTCTTTGCCTTCGGTTCTGGCTTGGGGAGCGGCGCGTCGATCACCTTCAGGTAGCTGAGGTCGATATCGAACCAGCCGATATTGCTGTTGCCGTCGAACTGCACGAGGGCTCGACCACTCATGTTCACTGTTTTGATAGTGCCGGTCAGGCCGTCGAAACGCTTGAGTTCCGCGACACTTGGGTCAACGACCACATACTTGTCGGTGTATTCTTTTTTGAGCGATTCGATGTACTCAAACACCATGACCCGCGACTCCCAACACAAATTGACTTGCCGATGCACCGCCCGGGAGCCATGCAAATCAGCTAGCTAGGTTTACTGCCTGCTGGACGAAACCCGCTTCTGGATCCTGGATAGATCTGCAGATTTGTCCAAAGTGCATGCCATTAAAGAGTTTATGGTCTTTGCTGGCAGCTACTAAGTGCCGCTCGAGCAGGTTCGATTCCTACTACCCACGGCACACGCATTGTGGCACGTGGGGAGCGGAAATCAAGGATACATGCCGACTTACGTGGCATGGAAAATCGACACCCGGAGCGTCTAGCGATTGAACAGGAATGCTGGGTTATTGATGAGTGCCCAGGCGAGATCCTGAACACCGATCATGCGGGCATTCTTCATCTGGTTTTCGGCCAGTTGCAGTTCGCTCGAGAGACGTACAAAGTCGGCATCGCGACTCTTGTAGATCGCCACGAGCTGCTGCTTCTGTTCCTCGGTTCGTTCGGCTGCGGGAACGGCCAGCAGTTTGGCAAGGTCGGCTGGAAGCGAAGCGGCGTCGAGCGGCGTGCTGCTGCCGGTGGTCGACAATCGGAACGCTCCCAGGCAATGCTTTTGGTCCTGGAAGTTGAACGTCATGGTCACCGTGATGGTGCATTTCCCTTGAATCGCTTCAGCGGGAGCCGCTTTGAACAACGCGTAGTGATTCTCGCCAAACTTCGGCGAAACCGCCCAGCCCGAGGTTGGATTGTTATCCACCGCGCCGGCCACATGCCAGCTTTCCTGATTGAAGTCGGCCATCACTGCCGTGAGTGGCACCGCAATCGTTTTGGCGGGATCGCTATCGGGAGTCACCGTCACTGCCAATTCGCTCAGCACGAAGTTGCCATTTTGAGCACGACCGGGACCCTTGGCGGGGAGCGAGTCATCGGCCAGTGCTTCCAGTTTGAGGCCGGTGAAGTTGGACATGTCGACGGGGAACTTCAGCATGTAGGTTTCCTGTCCTGGATCGCCGGAAACGAGCACACTGTGATCCTCGCGCGCTGCAAACTTGGTGGCAGCGTGCGACGAGGTCATGTCGGCTGGCTTCAAGGTTTGCCAAACAACAGGCTGACCAATCGCAGTTTCCCAGGCGGCTTGTTTCGCGCTGAGGCCCGCTTCGTAGTCGGCCAGTTTTTGTTTCGCAGTGGTCACTTCATCGGCAGGACCCTTCAGCGCGGCGATACCGAGGTTTCGCTCGCTTTCCGTTGGCTTACGCGCCAGGAATCGAAGGAAAATCTCGTCGATGAGTTTGTTGTCGTCGGTCTCACTAGCCACCAGTTTATTGAGTTCGCTAACAGGGTCGCCAATCGCCTCGGCCACGGTCGGACCATTAATCAGCTTCAGCACCGGACCAAGCACCATCCCCGACGAACGTTCGCATTCGCAGGCCGATTCACGCACCGGCTTACCGAAGTCGTCGAGGAACGGATCGCTGACACCAGCGTCGGGCAACTGAGCCGCGCGGAAACCAACCGGAACTCCATTCAGCTTCGCCTTTGCGCCAGTAGCCTGGTGAATGGCGTCGAATAGCACTTCGGCGGGAAGCCGTCGTGGAATGGCGTGCGAGTAGTTGATCGTGTCGTCTTCGTTCCACTTGTTCGAGCGAATCGAGAGTTGGTAGGTGCGGCTTTTGCAAATCGTGCGGAGCATGTGCTGAACATCGAATTTGTTTTCGATGAAATCCACAGCCATCGCATCGAGCAGAGCTGGGTTGGTCGGTGGATTTCCGGCGCGAATGTCATCGATCGGCTCAATGATGCCGACGCCAAACAAATAGCCCCACAAGCGATTCACATAGCTTTTGGCAAAGTACTGATTGTCTTTCGAGGTGATCCAGTGAGCCAGTTCTTCGCGACGCGAAGCGGCCGACTTGGCCAGATCGCCATGTTGATATGGGAACGAAGGTGGTGACACTTGCTGGGTACGGTCGTGCGTCACTTCACCGCTGCCGGTGTCGTAAATCACTTCCACCAGAGGAGCCGCACCTTCCACAGCCGAACCACCAATTTTTTGGCCTGCGTACATCGGATCTTCTTTGCGACCAACTTGGGCAAAGTAAGCCGACAGTTGATAGTACTGATCCTGCGTCCAGCGTTCGAACGGATGATCGTGGCACTTGTTGCAGTTGAAGCGAACTGCCAGGAACAAGTGCGTGGTGTTCTCCATCAAGCTCGCTGGGTCGCGAAGCGTTTTGTAATAAGCGGCTGGTGGATTTTCGACATTCGATCCACTCGCGGTCAGCACTTCGTAGGCGAACTGGTTGTACGGCTTGTTGGTAGCAATGCTTTCCTTGATCCAGTTTCGTAGTGCGACGGAGCCTTCCTCTCCCAGGAACTTGCGATTCACCTGCAGCAGGTCCGACCATTTGTTGGTCCAGTGCTCGACATACTCGCGGCTTCCTACGAGTTGATCAACGAGTGCTTCGCGCTTGGTTTTGCTATCGCGCGTGTCGGCCAAAAACTCGGTCACTTGGGTCGAGGTAGGGGGGAGGCCTGTCAGGTCGATGTAGACCCGACGAACGAACTCGTCATCGGTGCAGAGTTCGCTCGGCAAGATCTTCATCTGCTGCAGTTTTTTATCGACGAGTCCATCGATGTAGTTGTATTCGGGCATCGATTGCCAAGCGAAGCCGGTGCGATCTCCCATGCAAATGATCGTGGTCGCCGCATAGGCACCTTCATAACGCACAAGCACGGGGGCTTCGCCACGTCGCAGCGTCGTGAGCAGACCACTTGGGGAGGCTTCGATCACTTCGATATTGCCACTCTCGATGAATGCTTCACGCGTCACATCACGGGTGCTGCCATCGGTGTAGAAAGCCTTGACGGTGATCTGTTGCGTCATCGCCTCGAGTGGAACGATTGGATTGACGGGGTAGACTTCGATGTGCGTTACGCGTGGCGCGTCGAGGTCGAGTTTCACACCTTGCGAAATCCAGGTGCGGACCAGTTCGTAGTAGCTCGAGTCGACTTCCGTGCGAACGCCGCCGACGTGAGGCACCGAACCGGTCGCCTTCAAGAGCATCAGGCTTTGGTCGGGAGCAGCGCGATTGAAACGACGCGATCCGATGTCGTCGGTCAGAGCGCGGTGATCGTAGATGGCATCGTATCCACGTAACGAAAGCTTAAAGCCACCTTTGCCATCTTTCGCGCCGTGGCACGTTCCCTGGTTGCATCCCATGCGCGACAGCACAGGCTGCACATCTTTCACGAAACTGATCGGCCGGACTTCGTTGTAGCCGGTGACTTTCGTCGGAATCCGAATCGACTGATCGCCAAAGGTGTAAACCACTTCGCCACTGCCATCGGCTACTGGGCTCACTTGTCCGTCAGCCGAAACCTTCACGACATCGCCTGTCGTGGTGACGGTGGCATGCCGCGTTAGGTCGAGCGAATCGCCCCCTTCGAGTTTGCCGCTAATCAGAACCTGGCGATACGAGAATCGACCATCGATCTCGATCGAGGCAGGGCGGGCTTCGAGTCCCACCACCTTGATCCCTTTCGGGAGTGGCTCGAGTGCAAAGGCTTGCAGCGACACCAGCATCGCGATGGCCAGCGTCGGGAGAAAAGCGAGTTGGTGATGGTACGTGTATTTCATAGCGATTGCGATCCTTCGTTCGAACTAACTGGCTGGGACTGATCGTGTGAGGAGCTTGCTGCCAAACTACATTGCCCGTTCAGGCTCTACTTCGAGGCAGCAACCGTGCTGGGCATCACTTCCACCGGGGTGAACTTCGTCATCAGGGAACCATCGGCGACCTTCAGTAAACGGATATCGCCGTCGAATCCAGCCACCGCAAGCGTGTTGCCATCGCGGCTGAAATCAACCGAGTACTGACCACCTTCGGGCACGGCCAATTTCCATTTCTCAGCGCCATCGGCAGCCGCATAAACGCGAACTTCACCACGTCCATCGCTGCTGCTGCACGCAGCAATCAGATTGCCATCGGGGCTATAAGCCACACCGAAAACACGGCCGGGCAGTGCTGGGAACTCGCGTAGCAAGTTGGCGTTGTCACCAATCTTACGAGCTTCGGTGCGGATCATCTTGAAAACCTGCGGGCGTCCATCAGAACCGCCACACAAGAGTTCGTCTTTCGTGGGGTGCCGATCGATGGCCATCAAACCACCCTTGAGCGCGCCAGGAGTGATGCTGGTAATGTTGTCGATGAATCGCTGCGTCGGCACTTCGATCAGCTTCATCGACATGTCGCGGCTGACCGAGATCACGTGATCGCTTTTGGTGCTGAAGATGGTGTCGAGCACCCAGTCGCTGTGAGCACCATTGAAGAGCACTTCCTTGCCAGTGGCGGGGTCGATCGCGCGAATGGTGTTGTCCGGACAGCCGAACGAAACCATTTTGCCATCGGGGCTCCAGCTACCGCCATAAAGCGTGTCGTAGCCAGCCGTGTGCGACAGTTTGAGAGTTCGGGTAGCGACATCCCAGATCTGCACTTCGCCAAAGCGTCCCGGCGAGCCACCTGTAGCGGCGAGCATCTTGCCATCGGGCGAGAAGGTGATCGATTCAATCCGTTCCGACTGTCCGACCAAGCGTCCGACGAGTCCAGTCCCATCGGCTTTGTGCAGCAGCACTTCGTGGTAGCCACCCACAGCGATGATATCTTCGGTGGGGGAGAATTCGATGGCTCGAATCACAGGTGCCGCTTGGTACAGCGGTGGGTGATCGGCATCGTAGGTGGGTAGATTCGAGGCGGGGGTATCGTCGACCGCACCTTGGGCAATCCACTTAGTAATGGTGTCGATTTCGGGCTGCGTGAGTGGTGGGCCATCTTTCGGCATTTCGGCCTTACCGTCGACCGGAGTGATCTGACCCATCAAGTAGCTCTTGTCGGGACTGCCAGCGACAATCGCAGCATCGCCCGATTCGCCCCCCTTAAGCAGGTCGGCAAAGCTGGTCATCACATACTCGCCACCACGTTTGGCGGGCTGGTGGCAACCGATGCAGTTCTTAGTGCGGAAGATCGGCAGGACCTGGCGGAAGTAGCTCACTTTTTCAGCAGCAGCTGGTTCATCGGCGGCGCGTGCTGCATCAGCAATGCCACTCAGGATGAGGCTGCAAGCGGCGAGCATTTGCAGTGCGAAATTGGTTCGCAATTGCATGGCGTAAGTCCTTACTTCAGAACACGTTATTGGCAACGTGTGACAGCTTCAGCCAGAGCGGGCTCGAAGCAGTCCGGACCAATCATTGGTCGCGGTAGGCGGCCCTTCATCTTCCCAAGCGAAAGAGGGCGCCAGCTTCTCGAAAATGTCACGCAAGGTGCCGGGGTTTCGAGGGCAAACAGCAATCGATCGAGCAGTCGGTTCCTGGCGGAACTAGACGCAGCATCCAGCCGAAACAAAGGTGGGAGCTGGTTTGTGTAAGGGATGCCAACCTTCCACTAAAGGCATTCTTAGTGCGGGCGATATCCCTTGCAGCAACGCGTCAATCATTGCCGATGAACTCCAAGTGTATCACCTCGAAATGCAAAACGCAAATTTTCCTTGCCCAAGTTCTCATTCCAGCCGCTACCCGAGTGATTTTCTCTTCCACTCCCAGGTGAATACCTTCTCGAGGCCCGCAAAGATCGGCGCAGGGACCGCTAGCAGTCGGATTGAGAGCGGGGAGTTGAGCAAACCACTAAACCAACCTGGCGACCTAGGAATCGCTGTTAAGGGAAAATGATCCCGCGTTGTATCGTTTCATTGGCGGGCGGCATACCGCACGGCTGGATTTTCGTTGACATCGACACCTTTCGATGGTTACACTCCCCATGCTCGGAGGGTCTCGCGACAGTATAGCTAGGGCCTCCAGGCTCCCGCCTCGTATTGAGTCCTACCGATCGTTCTGCTTGGATCAAGGAACGCATATCCGATGACTCTCACACCCTTTCGCTCAGTCTTCGCTGGGCTTCGTTCTGCCGCAACAGTGGCTGTTGCATTGGCTTGCTCGATCGGATTCGGGCGCCTGGCAATCGCTGAGGGTCTCGATCCGGCGAAGCTTCCGGGCATTGTGGTCGATGACGGAGCGGCTGAAGCTCTGGGAACTTGGACGAACTCGACCCACACGCGTCCGTTCGTTGGTGCCGGCTACATCTATAGCGCCGGTGGCGAGTCAAACCTTGTGAAGTTCCCTATCGAGGTGAAAGAAGCTGGCACCTACAGCGTGCTGCTGGCCTACAGCCCGGGAGCCAATCGTACTGATCGAGCACCGGTGCAGATTCATGCTGCCGATGGCCAGCACAGCGCAATCGTCGATCAGCAGAAGGTGCCCGTTGGTGTCGGCCCTTTCCATCTGCTGGGGCAGTACGATTTCACTGCTGGTACGACCGAGATCATTGTCTCGGCTGAAGCGAACGAAAAAGGGGTGGTCATTGCCGATGCCGTGATGCTGGTCAGCAAAGAATCGCTCGAAAAATTCAAGGCCGACTACGCCAAGGAATTCCCCAAGCTCGTCACCAAGAAGGCGGATAAACCAGCGAAGCCAGTTGCCGGTGCGAAGGCCAAACCTGCCGAGCCACCCCTCGAAACGGCACCTGCCTTTGTGCGTGTCCCAGCCACCAAGCAGCGCGAAAAACTAACGCCCCATTCGCTCGATGCGTTGATGGAAAAACATGTCGGAGGGATCGAATCGGCGACCATTGTCGGCGATGAAGCCTTCCTGAGGCGAATCTGCTTCGACCTCTGTGGACGTCAGCCAACCTCCGACGAAATGGCGACCTTCTTGGCCGACACCATGCCCGACAAGCGGGAACGGGCTGTCGATCGCTACCTCGCTCTTCCCGAATTTGGTCGTAACTGGGGCAACTACTTCAGCGATGTCGTCAGCTACCGAACTCCCGAACCCGAACTGACGTTCCTCAACTACACACCGTTCAAAGGCTGGTTGGCCGAGCAGCTGAATCAAGACGTGGGTTACGACGAAGTTGCCTATCGCATCATCACCGCCAGTGGGAAGGTGGCTGATAACCCAGCCGCTTCGTATGTCGGTTTCCACCAGGGAGATCGTTCGCGACTTGCCGCAGAGAC
This window of the Pirellula staleyi DSM 6068 genome carries:
- a CDS encoding DUF1549 domain-containing protein — encoded protein: MTLTPFRSVFAGLRSAATVAVALACSIGFGRLAIAEGLDPAKLPGIVVDDGAAEALGTWTNSTHTRPFVGAGYIYSAGGESNLVKFPIEVKEAGTYSVLLAYSPGANRTDRAPVQIHAADGQHSAIVDQQKVPVGVGPFHLLGQYDFTAGTTEIIVSAEANEKGVVIADAVMLVSKESLEKFKADYAKEFPKLVTKKADKPAKPVAGAKAKPAEPPLETAPAFVRVPATKQREKLTPHSLDALMEKHVGGIESATIVGDEAFLRRICFDLCGRQPTSDEMATFLADTMPDKRERAVDRYLALPEFGRNWGNYFSDVVSYRTPEPELTFLNYTPFKGWLAEQLNQDVGYDEVAYRIITASGKVADNPAASYVGFHQGDRSRLAAETTRIFLSTQIQCAECHDHKFIDMPQETFHHVAAFFVRVQAKLPWNDSSQILVSSKAAGEHKMPEGREEMKPMAFSEKSLELGRSDIDRRVELANWIVGSENPWFAKAFTNRVWARMMGRGFCEPVDEIGELGDRVLPEVHAAVADHFIATGFKAKDLFRTIALSKSYQRGICDPAKGDEKPFATIAAGRLRGDEVFDSLAVAISLPDVTPPAMAPTAEIRFPPPPKSTRDLVNEAFGFDPSSEAVHVLRTMQQAMFLMNNDQIQKQIDASPGSGTVLAQLLAAEASNDVVVEKLYERVLARKPTAKEIEIAREHIASIADRGDAFEDLLWSMINSAEFLSRR
- a CDS encoding DUF1549 and DUF1553 domain-containing protein, with product MKYTYHHQLAFLPTLAIAMLVSLQAFALEPLPKGIKVVGLEARPASIEIDGRFSYRQVLISGKLEGGDSLDLTRHATVTTTGDVVKVSADGQVSPVADGSGEVVYTFGDQSIRIPTKVTGYNEVRPISFVKDVQPVLSRMGCNQGTCHGAKDGKGGFKLSLRGYDAIYDHRALTDDIGSRRFNRAAPDQSLMLLKATGSVPHVGGVRTEVDSSYYELVRTWISQGVKLDLDAPRVTHIEVYPVNPIVPLEAMTQQITVKAFYTDGSTRDVTREAFIESGNIEVIEASPSGLLTTLRRGEAPVLVRYEGAYAATTIICMGDRTGFAWQSMPEYNYIDGLVDKKLQQMKILPSELCTDDEFVRRVYIDLTGLPPTSTQVTEFLADTRDSKTKREALVDQLVGSREYVEHWTNKWSDLLQVNRKFLGEEGSVALRNWIKESIATNKPYNQFAYEVLTASGSNVENPPAAYYKTLRDPASLMENTTHLFLAVRFNCNKCHDHPFERWTQDQYYQLSAYFAQVGRKEDPMYAGQKIGGSAVEGAAPLVEVIYDTGSGEVTHDRTQQVSPPSFPYQHGDLAKSAASRREELAHWITSKDNQYFAKSYVNRLWGYLFGVGIIEPIDDIRAGNPPTNPALLDAMAVDFIENKFDVQHMLRTICKSRTYQLSIRSNKWNEDDTINYSHAIPRRLPAEVLFDAIHQATGAKAKLNGVPVGFRAAQLPDAGVSDPFLDDFGKPVRESACECERSSGMVLGPVLKLINGPTVAEAIGDPVSELNKLVASETDDNKLIDEIFLRFLARKPTESERNLGIAALKGPADEVTTAKQKLADYEAGLSAKQAAWETAIGQPVVWQTLKPADMTSSHAATKFAAREDHSVLVSGDPGQETYMLKFPVDMSNFTGLKLEALADDSLPAKGPGRAQNGNFVLSELAVTVTPDSDPAKTIAVPLTAVMADFNQESWHVAGAVDNNPTSGWAVSPKFGENHYALFKAAPAEAIQGKCTITVTMTFNFQDQKHCLGAFRLSTTGSSTPLDAASLPADLAKLLAVPAAERTEEQKQQLVAIYKSRDADFVRLSSELQLAENQMKNARMIGVQDLAWALINNPAFLFNR
- the nadA gene encoding quinolinate synthase NadA codes for the protein MSLVIAPRSTAAVLPYKSLSNEELSSRIEAVRKQLGSRLMILGHHYQQDEVIKHSDLRGDSYQLSQMAAASSDCRYIVFCGVHFMAETADILANRPEKLEARGGERVTVVLPDMAAGCSMADMAAIEQVENAWQELGEVIDTSDITPVTYINSAASLKAFCGRHGGIVCTSSNARSVLEWSFARRKRVFFFPDQHLGRNTALKMGVTEEEMPVYDPYAGDLGGNSEAAISASRVILWKGHCSVHQMFRKEHVDQFRARIPGIKILVHPECPREVNDLADISGSTSKIIQTVEAAPAGTKWAIGTELHLVQRLKQEHPEQEIHFLSPVICMCATMYRIDLAHLCWSLEQIAAGTPSNVIRVDEQTTTESLVALSRMLEVK
- a CDS encoding c-type cytochrome domain-containing protein, whose product is MQLRTNFALQMLAACSLILSGIADAARAADEPAAAEKVSYFRQVLPIFRTKNCIGCHQPAKRGGEYVMTSFADLLKGGESGDAAIVAGSPDKSYLMGQITPVDGKAEMPKDGPPLTQPEIDTITKWIAQGAVDDTPASNLPTYDADHPPLYQAAPVIRAIEFSPTEDIIAVGGYHEVLLHKADGTGLVGRLVGQSERIESITFSPDGKMLAATGGSPGRFGEVQIWDVATRTLKLSHTAGYDTLYGGSWSPDGKMVSFGCPDNTIRAIDPATGKEVLFNGAHSDWVLDTIFSTKSDHVISVSRDMSMKLIEVPTQRFIDNITSITPGALKGGLMAIDRHPTKDELLCGGSDGRPQVFKMIRTEARKIGDNANLLREFPALPGRVFGVAYSPDGNLIAACSSSDGRGEVRVYAAADGAEKWKLAVPEGGQYSVDFSRDGNTLAVAGFDGDIRLLKVADGSLMTKFTPVEVMPSTVAASK